The segment CAGCCGGGGGCTCGATCCCAGATCGCATCGATGTCACGTTCGATTCTCACGGAGACGCCTGCGTGGCGTGGCTCTATCTTCCGGCCGGTAGCGGCCCCGCTCCGGTGATCGTCATGGGGCATGGTCTCGGCGGAACTCGGGAAATGCGGCTCGACGCCTATGCGGAGCGCTTCCGCGCCGCCGGGTACGCCTGCCTGGTGTTCGACTATCGCTACTTCGGGGCGAGCGGCGGCGAGCCACGGCAGCTGCTCGACATCGGATCGCAGCTGCAGGACTGGGCCTCGGCCATCGCCCATGCCCGCTCGCGTGCGGACGTGGACAACTCCCGAATCGTGTTGTGGGGCTCGTCGTTCGGCGGCGGTCACGTCATCGTCGCCGCCGCCCGAGATCAGCAGGTCGCTGCAGTGATTTCGCAGTGCCCGTTCACCGATGGGATCGCCTCGGGACTCGCGTCGAACACCTGGACATCGCTGAAGCTGTCCGGCCGGGCGCTGGGTGATCTGGCCGGATCGGTGGTCGGTCGACCGCCGCTGATGGTGAACACGGCCGGACGACCTGGAACGACCGCACTGATGACCTCGCCCGACAGCTACGACGGTTACCTGGCGCTCGCGCCGGACGCCGACGAGACGTTCCACAACCGAGTCGCAGCCAGAGTCGCGCTGCATATCGTGCGGCACCGGCCCGGGCGTCGGGCAAAGGACGTTCGCTGCCCCATCCTGTTCGTCGTCTGCGAGACGGACTCGGTCGCCCCGGCGAAGGCCACTCTGCGCTACGCACGGACGGCACCGCACGGAGAGATCAAGACCTACGACGCCGGTCATTTCGAGATCTACCTGGGTGAGGCGTTCGAGCAGGTGGTGGCAGACCAGGTCGAGTTCCTGACCCGCACGGTTCCACCGACTCAGTAGACGTCGCGTACGTAGCGCTTCTCTGCGGCAAGGGCTTTGACGTAGGCCTCGGCGCTGCTCGGGGCGAGCTTGCCGTGTTGTGCCACCACGCCCTTCAGTGCGGCGTCGACGTCCTTGGCCATCCTGGACGCATCGCCGCACACGTAGAAGTGGGCACCGCGGTGAATCCAGTTCCACAGTTCGGCCCCGTGCTCACGCATCCGATCCTGGACGTAGACCTTGTCCTTCTGATCGCGCGAGAAGGCGACGTCCAGGCGGTTCAGCG is part of the Rhodococcus sp. SBT000017 genome and harbors:
- a CDS encoding alpha/beta hydrolase → MPDRIDVTFDSHGDACVAWLYLPAGSGPAPVIVMGHGLGGTREMRLDAYAERFRAAGYACLVFDYRYFGASGGEPRQLLDIGSQLQDWASAIAHARSRADVDNSRIVLWGSSFGGGHVIVAAARDQQVAAVISQCPFTDGIASGLASNTWTSLKLSGRALGDLAGSVVGRPPLMVNTAGRPGTTALMTSPDSYDGYLALAPDADETFHNRVAARVALHIVRHRPGRRAKDVRCPILFVVCETDSVAPAKATLRYARTAPHGEIKTYDAGHFEIYLGEAFEQVVADQVEFLTRTVPPTQ